Genomic DNA from Acidimicrobiales bacterium:
GCATCATCCAGGGCGTCTACGCCCGCTACGTCGGCGGCGCCGCGGCCGGGGACCGGTCGAGCGTGGACGAGTTCGGCCAGAGCGTGGTCAGGCTGGCGGAGATGGCGCAGCGCGCCCTCGACGCCCGGTAGGCGCGCGCCCGCCGTGACCCTCTACGAGCGCCACCTCGAGCGCGTCCTCGTCGACCCCGTGCTGGTGGTGGCGCTCGAGGGGTGGGTCGACGCCGGGCTGGGGGCCGACGGGGCCGTCACCGCGCTGCTGTCGGCCGGGCCCACCGAGTTGGCGGCCACCTTCGACGGCGAGGAGCTCATCGACCAGCGCGCCCGGCGCCCGGTCGTCCACATCGCCCACGGCGTGAACGTGGGGCTCACGTGGCCAGTCATCCAGGTCCGGGCCGGGACCGACCGGGCCGGCGCGGACGTCTGCTACCTGGTGGGGCCCGAGCCCGACTTCCGGTGGCCGAGCTTCGTCGCCTCGGTGGTGACGCTGGCCGGCGAGCTCGGCGTCCGCATGGCCGTGGGGCTCGGCGCCTTCCCGGCGCCGGCGCCCCACACCCGCCCCGTGCGCCTGGCCGCCACCGCCCCGCAGGCCTCCGCCGACCTGGTGGCGCGGGTGGGGATCGTCCAGGGGGAGCTCGACGTCCCGTCCGGGGTGTGGGGTGCCCTCGAGCTCGCCTTCGGCGACGCCGGCGTGCCCGCCGTGGGCCTGTGGGCCCGGGTCCCGCACTACGTGTCGGGGATGGCGTTCCCCTCGGCCAGCGCGGCCCTGCTCGACGGCCTGGCGGCGGTGGCGGGCCTGTCGCTCGACTCGACCCCGCTGCACACCGCCGCCGACTCGGCGCTCCGGCAGGTCGACGACCTCATCGCCAAGAGCGACGAGCACACGGCGATGGTCCGGCAGCTGGAGCGCAGCGTCGACACGGCCGAGGGCAACCCCCTCGACCTCGGCCACCTCCCCACGGGCGACGAGCTGGCCGACGAGCTCGAGCGGTACCTGCGCGGCGAGCCCGGTGAGGGGCGAGCACCCGGCGAGGGCTGAACCGGCCCCGGTGCCCGGAGCCCGGGTCGGTGCGTGGCGACGGGCGCCCAGGGGAGGCCGCTACCGCACCTGCAGGAGGTCGACGACGAAGACGAGGGTCTCGTCGGCCTTCACGGCGGGCGGGTCGCCGCTCGCCCCGTAGCCGAGCGCCGGCGGGATCACGATCTCGCGCCGCCCTCCGGTCTTCATGCCCACGATGCCCTGGGCGAAGCCCGGCACGACCTGGGCGAGCGGGAAGGACGCGGCCTGGTGGCTCTGCCAGCTCGAGTCGAAGTCCTTGCCGTCGGCGTAATCGGCCCCGACGTACTGCACCAGCACGGTGCTCGAGGCCACCGCCGTCGTCCCGGTGCCGACGACGAGGTCCTTGGTCTGCAGGCTGGTCGGCGCCGGGGTGGAACCGGGCCCGATCACGGGCTCGGCCTGCAGGTTCGTCGCACCCGTGATGGCAGGCGGGTTGGCCGCGCCCGCCGCCGGCGTGACGGCGACAGTCCCGGTCGTGGGGGCGGCGGTGGACGGTGGGGCCGTCGACGAGGTGGCCGACGACGAGGTGCTCGACCCGCAGGACGCGAGGGCGGCGATGGGCAGGGCCAGCAGGAACAGGAGGCGTCGCACGGCAGGCAGACTATCCACGGCGGGCCACGCCACGGTCGGCACGGCCGGGGCCCAGGCGCCCGAGGGGGTGGAGGTGCAGGCTTCCCGCATCTACAGCGTGGAGGACGCCAGGCGACGGGCGGCCCGGTCGGTGCCGCGGGCGGTGTTCGACTACATCGACGGCGGTGCCGAGGACGAGGTGACCCTGGCCGAGAACGGACGGGCGTTCCGCGAGGTGACCTTCCGCCCCCGCACGACGGGAGCGGGTCCCGACCCCTCCACGGCCACCACCCTCCTCGGCACCCCCCTGTCCATGCCCGTCCTCCTGGCGCCGTGCGGGCTGGTGCGGGCCATGCACCCCGAGGGCGCCCACGCGGTGGCGCGCGCCGCGGCGGCGGCGGGGACCGTGTCGGTGCTCAGCACGGTGGCGGGCACCGCGCTCGAGGACGTGGCGGCACAGGTCACCGGCCCGCTCTGGTTCCAGCTCTACTCGCCCGGCGGCCCGGCCCAGAGCACCGAGCTCGTCCAGCGCGCCCAGGACGCCGGGTACGCGGGCCTGGTGGTGACGATGGACACCCCGGCACTCGGGCACCGAGAGCGCGACGTGCGCCACGGCGTGGCCCCGCCCTTCCGCTTGGCGCCGGCGAGCGCGGCGCGGCTGGCCGCGCAGGTCGCGGCCCGCCCGCGGTGGGTCGTCGGCATGGGGCGCGCCGCCATCAGGGCACGCGCCGCGGCCCGGGAGACCGGTGCTGCCGCCGCCGGTGCCGCCGGTACCGCCGCTGCCGCCGCCGCTGGTGCCGCCGCTGGTGCCGCCGCAGGTGGCGCCGCTGGTGCCGCCCCGACCGCCCGGCTGGTCGCCATGGGCGCGTCCCCCTTCTCGTGGGACGACGTCGCCGCCATCCGGACGCAGTGGTCGGGGCCCCTGGCCGTGAAGGGCCTGCTCTCGCCGGACGACGCCCGGCGCGCCGTGGAGACCGGCGTGGACGCGGTCATCGTCTCGAACCACGGGGGCCGCCAGCTCGACGGTGCACCGGCCACCATGCGGGTGCTCCCGCTGATCGTCGACGCCGTCGCCGGGCGCGCCGCCGTCATCGTGGACAGCGGGGTGCGGCGGGGCAGCGATGTCGTGAAGGCCGTGGCGGCCGGTGCCGACGCCGTGATGATCGGACGCGCCTATCTGTACGGGTTGGCGGCCTGCGGCCAACCCGGCGTCGAGCGCGTACTCGAGATCCTCCGCACCGAGATGGTCCGCACCCTGTGGCTGCTCGGATGCCCGTCGATCGGGGACCTCGACCGACGGTGGATCGACATCCCGGGTGGCGCGTGAGCGACCCCACGTCGACCGCCCTCGCCTCGACGGGTCGTCGACTGCGCCGTCGTCAGGAGCGCAGATCGACCGCCATGGCCACGATGCCCCGCATCGTCCCGCTCGGGTTCGAGCTGACGGCGTGGGTGTGCGACGCCAACCACATCCCCACGGCGATCAGCACGGCGAACAGCACGAAGACGACCGCCAGGGTGACGTAGCGCGCACCGGGGCCGCCCGACCGGCCCGCGGGCTGCTGGTGCTGGCGGTGCAAGAGCGCCAAGTCGACGGCGTCGAGCCCCGGGAGCGACGACGACGGGCCGGGGCCGCCGGCGGATCCCTCGGGCGCCTGGTCGGCGATCGCCGCCATCTGGCCGGTGGAGGTGGCGGCGTTGATGGCCATCACCCGCCGGGTGTAGTCGTAGGGCGCGATGCGCCCGGCCTCGAAGTCGTCGAGGACGCGCCGCAGGAACGGCTCACGGTCGGTATCGTCCGGGCCGTCCGACACCGGGCCGGGCCCGTCCGGGGCGTCCTGCACCATGGGGCAATTGTCGGCCGTCCGGGCGCGAACCGCA
This window encodes:
- a CDS encoding PAC2 family protein codes for the protein MTLYERHLERVLVDPVLVVALEGWVDAGLGADGAVTALLSAGPTELAATFDGEELIDQRARRPVVHIAHGVNVGLTWPVIQVRAGTDRAGADVCYLVGPEPDFRWPSFVASVVTLAGELGVRMAVGLGAFPAPAPHTRPVRLAATAPQASADLVARVGIVQGELDVPSGVWGALELAFGDAGVPAVGLWARVPHYVSGMAFPSASAALLDGLAAVAGLSLDSTPLHTAADSALRQVDDLIAKSDEHTAMVRQLERSVDTAEGNPLDLGHLPTGDELADELERYLRGEPGEGRAPGEG
- a CDS encoding FKBP-type peptidyl-prolyl cis-trans isomerase, with protein sequence MRRLLFLLALPIAALASCGSSTSSSATSSTAPPSTAAPTTGTVAVTPAAGAANPPAITGATNLQAEPVIGPGSTPAPTSLQTKDLVVGTGTTAVASSTVLVQYVGADYADGKDFDSSWQSHQAASFPLAQVVPGFAQGIVGMKTGGRREIVIPPALGYGASGDPPAVKADETLVFVVDLLQVR
- a CDS encoding alpha-hydroxy acid oxidase, with amino-acid sequence MQASRIYSVEDARRRAARSVPRAVFDYIDGGAEDEVTLAENGRAFREVTFRPRTTGAGPDPSTATTLLGTPLSMPVLLAPCGLVRAMHPEGAHAVARAAAAAGTVSVLSTVAGTALEDVAAQVTGPLWFQLYSPGGPAQSTELVQRAQDAGYAGLVVTMDTPALGHRERDVRHGVAPPFRLAPASAARLAAQVAARPRWVVGMGRAAIRARAAARETGAAAAGAAGTAAAAAAGAAAGAAAGGAAGAAPTARLVAMGASPFSWDDVAAIRTQWSGPLAVKGLLSPDDARRAVETGVDAVIVSNHGGRQLDGAPATMRVLPLIVDAVAGRAAVIVDSGVRRGSDVVKAVAAGADAVMIGRAYLYGLAACGQPGVERVLEILRTEMVRTLWLLGCPSIGDLDRRWIDIPGGA